From a single Sebastes umbrosus isolate fSebUmb1 chromosome 17, fSebUmb1.pri, whole genome shotgun sequence genomic region:
- the plp1b gene encoding proteolipid protein 1b isoform X1 — MFPVRQPWLCKALGCYDCCIRCIGAVPYPSLVATLLFYAGMALFCGCGHEALSQTEVLVETYFARNVQDFAVMASFIKYFQYVIYGLASFFFLYGILLLAEGFYTTSAVKQTFGEFRSTHCGRCLSLTFIVVTYILAFIWLAVFAFTAIPVFFLFNMEQTCHNINILAETTPSINQHGWICMDARQYGLLPWNAMPGKACGMTLASICKTSEFYVTYDLYIAAFAGAGITLLALFLYLAATTYNYAVLRFLGRKGVR; from the exons ATGTTTCCGGTCAGGCAGCCTTGGCTTTGCAAAGCCTTAG GTTGTTATGATTGCTGTATCCGGTGCATTGGGGCAGTGCCCTACCCATCCCTGGTGGCCACCCTGCTGTTCTATGCCGGCATGGCGTTATTTTGCGGCTGCGGGCATGAAGCGTTGTCCCAGACCGAAGTCCTCGTTGAGACTTACTTTGCCCGCAACGTTCAAGACTTTGCGGTCATGGCCTCCTT TATCAAATACTTCCAGTACGTGATCTACGGCCTGGCATCGTTTTTCTTCCTCTATGGTATCCTGCTGCTGGCTGAGGGTTTCTACACCACAAGCGCTGTCAAGCAGACCTTTGGTGAATTCAGGAGCACCCACTGCGGCCGCTGCCTCAGTCTAACG TTCATCGTAGTGACGTACATCTTGGCTTTCATCTGGCTGGCAGTGTTTGCCTTCACTGCTATCCCGGTCTTCTTCTTGTTCAACATGGAGCAGACCTGCCACAACATAAACATCCTGGCTGAAACAACCCCCAGCATTAATCAGCACGGCTGGATTTGCATGGACGCCAGGCAGTATG GTCTGCTTCCTTGGAATGCAATGCCAGGCAAGGCTTGTGGGATGACCTTGGCATCTATTTGCAAAACCAGCGAA TTCTACGTCACCTATGACTTGTACATAGCTGCATTTGCTGGTGCCGGGATCACTCTCTTGGCACTG TTTCTGTATCTGGCTGCCACCACCTACAACTACGCAGTCTTGCGGTTCCTGGGCAGGAAAGGGGTCCGCTAA
- the cchcr1 gene encoding coiled-coil alpha-helical rod protein 1: MERHNVGKERLIVPTDFTTPAVSRNNQEELVPPSHFASSAQSAGAHRGVQIAGTPLPISWINPGVPSVPSGDPSPANPWLAITQAQQEILELRKENQRIMVLQGDSIRGRIPVDHPSDLRARCAERSEQWSRRESEWRLESEKHKAEAERLKGQVEALKETAGRHREEMRERESTLNRQSHESEAMREELCKAKTELSQIRMELTHSSTQKDKISSQLERLNGESGEEITKLRRDVVRSKEEAQALSLKAEMARLQAVEEAKKQALTLSEQLEEMQKKQEEELQQLNASHCAEVGAARNTNSELQGRLQSMTSEVLQLKSTLMEVSTERDGLKEHLSQMGQAFETQSATLHSLRNYIGQLAPEKREKEQLNEAVESLNKEKAALQMTTELLTIRFNSVSEILALQEEKIVKKTSTDPLVKNGSEGLRVLQLWRDKVFKLCIQLRSKDIELRGEKDKLLSKVRVTEQQLQQEQHRASVLQHSLDDRIAELDLERVEKEILKQHLVQEQKENSQLKSQSQKEEAELKILTEAVRRFSLAFDNKVAEVDAAQARLNTFTQRLTFAKRRVETIQGLMMRRVALQKVQQASKQTEQAADSITNLQTELSLVCEERDKLTQELKRTPELIERALADLKEQYESKLRRQQQLALEQSWMEVRQALAGREEADQSLQQIQAQLEESKVNLEKLRSELLSQQEHSERALQERVSEIEDCCAEKLRAMEVHVNTARREHTKAVMTLRQFEREAARKPDEMRENQQHTNREIHNKQLKEMDTDRKLQLATVAERRLTSEYTRAHTTALQNSAAPREHGEKHSERSRSVGTKVQVPADGRLLSVLEELHSLSAVVVNSSEDSVEEEEGQSDSVGPSTGSLHS, from the exons ATGGAGAGACATAACGTGGGAAAAGAAAGGCTTATAGTACCTACTGATTTTACCACACCAGCAGTTTCAA GGAATAACCAGGAGGAGCTGGTACCTCCATCACATTTCGCATCAAGTGCCCAGTCTGCTGGTGCACACAGAGGCGTTCAAATCGCAGGTACACCGCTACCCATCTCCTGGATAAACCCAGGTGTACCATCAGTACCATCAGGGGATCCCAGTCCTGCCAATCCATGGCTCGCCATCACTCAGGCCCAACAGGAAATCTTGGAACTGAGGAAGGAAAATCAGAGGATCATGGTGTTACAAGGAGACAGTATAAGAGGAAGGATCCCTGTGGATCACCCGTCAGACCTTAGGGCGAG ATGCGCAGAGAGAAGTGAGCAGTGGTCCAGACGGGAGTCAGAGTGGCGTCTGGAGTCAGAGAAGCACAAGGCCGAAGCTGAGAGGTTGAAGGGGCAGGTGGAGGCCCTGAAGGAGACTGCAGGGAGACACAGGGAagagatgagagaaagagagagcaccCTCAACAG ACAGAGCCATGAGTCGGAAGCAATGCGTGAAGAGCTATGTAAGGCTAAGACTGAGCTCAGCCAAATCAGAATGGAGCTCACccacagcagcacacagaagGATAAAATAAGCTCACAG CTCGAAAGACTAAATGGAGAGTCTGGTGAGGAAATTACAAAGCTGAGGAGAGATGTAGTGAGGAGCAAAGAGGAAGCCCAGGCGCTCAGTTTGAAGGCTGAAATGGCCAGGTTACAGGCCGTGGAGGAGGCTAAAAAGCAAGCTCTTACACTGTCAGAACAATTGGAGGAAATGCaaaagaagcaggaggaggag ctgcaaCAATTGAATGCTTCCCACTGTGCAGAGGTGGGTGCTGcaagaaatacaaacagtgaaCTACAGGGCAGACTTCAATCGATGACCTCAGAAGTGCTGCAGCTAAAAAGCACTCTGATGGAGGTCTCTACTGAGAGAGATGGGCTGAAAGAACATTTAAG cCAAATGGGACAAGCTTTTGAGACACAATCGGCAACGCTGCACAGCCTCAGAAATTACATCGGCCAGCTTGCCCCAGAGAAACGGGAGAAGGAACAATTAAATGAAGCTGTTGAG AGCCTGAACAAAGAGAAAGCAGCTCTTCAGATGACTACAGAGCTTTTGACCATCAGGTTTAACTCTGTGAGTGAGATACTTGCCCTCCAAGAAGAGAAAATTGTGAAGAAG ACCTCGACAGACCCACTTGTGAAGAATGGATCTGAAGGTCTTCGAGTGCTTCAGCTCTGGAGGGACAAAGTGTTCAAGTTATGCATCCAGCTTCGCTCGAAGGACATAGAACTAAGAGGAGAGAAGGACAAACTTCTTTCAAAA GTCAGAGTCACGGAACAGCAGCTCCAACAGGAGCAGCACCGGGCTAGTGTGCTTCAACACAGTCTGGATGACAGGATAGCTGAGCTGGACCTGGAGAGAGTAGAAAAAGAG ATACTGAAACAGCACTTGGTCCAGGAGCAAAAGGAAAACTCACAGCTAAAGTCACAGAGCCAGAAGGAAGAGGCTGAACTAAAAATCCTGACAGAGGCAGTGCGTAG ATTCAGTCTGGCATTTGATAACAAGGTGGCAGAAGTGGACGCAGCTCAAGCAAGGCTCAACACTTTCACCCAGAGGCTAACTTTTGCTAAAAGACGAGTGGAGACAATCCAAG gtttGATGATGAGGAGGGTGGCTCTGCAGAAAGTTCAGCAGGCCAGTAAACAGACAGAACAAGCTGCTGACAG CATCACAAACCTTCAGACAGAGCTTAGCTTGGTGtgtgaagagagagacaagCTCACACAGGAGCTCAAAAGAACCCCGGAGCTCATCGAGAGAGCTCTGGCTGATCTGAAAGAACAGT ATGAAAGCAAACtaaggcggcagcagcagctggcgCTGGAGCAGAGCTGGATGGAGGTCCGGCAGGCTTTGGCTGGCAGAGAGGAGGCCGACCAGAGCCTGCAGCAGATCCAGGCCCAGCTGGAGGAGAGCAAGGTCAACTTGGAGAAACTCCGCTCTGAGCTGCTCAGCCAGCAGGAGCACAGCGAACGTG CCCTGCAGGAGAGAGTGTCTGAGATCGAGGACTGCTGTGCTGAGAAGCTGAGAGCAATGGAGGTTCATGTCAATACTGCCAGGAGAGAGCACACCAAAGCAG TTATGACTTTGCGGCAGTTTGAAAGAGAGGCGGCAAGGAAACCAGATGAGATGAGAGAAAATCAACAACACACAAATAGGGAAATCCACAATAAACAACTGAAGGAGATGGATACAGACAGAAAACTACAGCTG GCCACCGTTGCTGAGAGAAGGCTGACAAGTGAGTATACAAGAGCTCACACAACAGCGCTACAAAACTCTGCTGCTCCCAGAGAACATGGAGAAAAACACTCAGAGAGGAGTCGCTCTGTGGGAACCAAAGTCCAAGTACCTGCAGATG
- the nlgn3b gene encoding neuroligin-3b isoform X2 — translation MWLATFRDHLLPAHLLHHQGTVTITHCALLWWILCSCWSFTKATSQKFYPTVTTQFGKLRGLRVPVPSEVLRPVDQYLGVPYAAPPVGEKRFMPPDQPSSWSGIKNATHFMPVCPQNIHNTVPEIMMPIWFTYNLDTVATYIQDQSEDCLYLNIYAPTEDDIRDSEARPVMVYIHGGSYMEGTGNMMDGSVLASYGNVVVVTLNYRIGILGFLSTGDQAAKGNYGLLDQIQALRWISKNIGYFGGDPGRITVFGSGIGASCVSLLTLSHHSEGLFHRAIIQSGSALSSWAVNYQPVKYTRMLAERVGCNVLDTVDMVSCLQKKSARELVEQDIQPARYRVAFGPVIDGDVIPDDPEILMEQGEFLNYDIMLGVNQGEGLRFVENVMDLEDGVSGSDFDFAVSDFVDSLYGYPEGKDTLRETIKFMYTDWADKDNPETRRKTLVALFTDHQWVEPSVVTADLHARYGSPTYFYAFYHHCQSLMKPVWSDSAHGDEVPYVFGIPMVGPTDLFPCNFSRNDIMLSAVVMTYWTNFAKSGDPNKPVPQDTKFIHTKANRFEEVAWSKYDPYDQLYLHIGLKPRIRDHYRATKVAFWKHLVPHLYNLHDMFHYSSTTTKVTPLDPTQSNGKRAGSTGRPPVSTAHNGEGGREMGPLIMPNPRDYSTELSVTIAVGASLLFLNVLAFAALYYRKDKRSRQDTSQQPSPQRDSKGNNVSHTTTIDETLSQQRNQCEALHNPLHVSPSLDYSLSQRRSPDDIPLMTPNNITMIPNSLMGLSNMSPYSTFPAGYSSAGLPSTHSTTRV, via the exons ATGTGGCTGGCTACATTTAGAGACCATCTGTTGCCTGCACACCTGCTACACCATCAAGGGACTGTAACCATCACCCACTGTGCTCTTCTTTGGTGGATATTATGCTCCTGCTGGTCATTCACCAAGGCGACAAGCCAGAAATTCTACCCGACGGTGACTACCCAGTTCGGGAAACTGCGAGGCCTCAGGGTCCCTGTGCCCAGCGAGGTGCTCCGGCCTGTCGACCAGTACCTGGGGGTCCCCTATGCCGCTCCGCCCGTGGGTGAGAAGCGCTTCATGCCCCCAGACCAGCCCTCTTCTTGGTCAGGTATCAAGAACGCCACCCACTTCATGCCCGTATGCCCTCAGAACATCCACAACACCGTGCCAGAGATCATGATGCCCATATGGTTCACCTATAACCTGGACACGGTAGCAACATACATTCAGGATCAGAGCGAGGACTGTTTGTATCTAAACATCTACGCTCCGACAGAGGATG ATATAAGGGACTCCGAAGCCAGACCCGTGATGGTCTACATCCACGGAGGCTCCTATATGGAGGGCACTGGGAACATGATGGACGGTAGCGTGCTGGCCAGTTACGGGAACGTTGTTGTCGTCACGCTCAACTACAGGATTGGAATATTAG GCTTCCTCAGTACTGGTGACCAGGCAGCAAAGGGAAACTACGGACTCCTGGACCAGATTCAAGCCCTCCGTTGGATCAGTAAGAACATTGGTTACTTTGGAGGGGACCCGGGTCGCATCACAGTTTTTGGATCTGGAATCGGTGCTTCCTGTGTCAGTCTGCTAACCCTGTCCCACCACTCAGAGG GTTTGTTCCACAGAGCCATCATCCAAAGCGGTTCAGCCCTGTCCAGCTGGGCTGTCAACTACCAGCCAGTCAAGTACACTCGCATGCTGGCCGAGAGGGTTGGCTGCAATGTGCTAGACACCGTGGACATGGTCTCCTGCCTGCAGAAGAAGAGTGCAAGGGAGCTGGTGGAGCAAGACATCCAGCCTGCCCGGTACCGTGTGGCTTTTGGTCCCGTCATTGACGGAGACGTCATCCCGGACGACCCGGAGATCCTGATGGAGCAGGGGGAGTTCCTCAACTACGATATAATGCTAGGTGTTAATCAGGGAGAAGGGCTACGCTTTGTGGAGAATGTGATGGATCTGGAGGACGGCGTGTCTGGCAGCGACTTTGACTTTGCTGTGTCAGACTTTGTGGACAGTTTGTATGGCTATCCAGAAGGGAAGGACACACTGAGGGAGACAATTAAATTCATGTACACAGACTGGGCCGACAAGGACAACCCAGAGACCAGGAGGAAGACCCTGGTGGCCCTCTTCACCGACCACCAATGGGTGGAGCCCTCAGTGGTGACGGCTGACCTACACGCCCGCTACGGCTCACCTACGTACTTCTACGCCTTCTACCACCACTGCCAGAGCCTCATGAAGCCAGTGTGGTCAGACTCAGCGCACGGAGATGAGGTGCCTTATGTGTTTGGCATCCCCATGGTGGGCCCAACTGACCTCTTCCCCTGTAACTTCTCCAGGAACGACATCATGCTCAGCGCTGTGGTTATGACTTATTGGACCAACTTCGCCAAGAGTGG ggatCCTAACAAACCAGTGCCACAGGACACCAAGTTCATCCACACCAAGGCCAACCGCTTTGAGGAGGTGGCCTGGTCCAAGTACGACCCCTACGACCAGCTGTACTTGCACATCGGCCTGAAGCCTCGCATCCGTGATCACTACCGCGCCACCAAGGTGGCCTTCTGGAAACACCTCGTGCCCCATCTCTACAACCTCCACGACATGTTCCACtactcctccaccaccaccaaggTCACCCCACTGGATCCCACCCAGTCTAATGGCAAGAGGGCCGGCAGCACTGGCCGGCCCCCTGTATCCACCGCCCACAACGGCGAAGGCGGGAGGGAGATGGGCCCTCTGATTATGCCGAACCCAAGAGATTACTCCACAGAGCTCAGTGTCACCATTGCCGTGGGGGCGTCACTGCTCTTCCTCAACGTCCTGGCCTTCGCTGCTCTGTACTACCGCAAGGACAAGCGCAGTCGGCAGGACACGTCCCAGCAGCCCAGCCCCCAGCGTGACAGCAAGGGCAACAACGTGAGCCACACCACCACCATAGACGAGACCCTGTCCCAGCAGAGGAACCAGTGTGAAGCCCTTCACAATCCTCTTCACGTCTCGCCCAGCTTGGACTACTCACTGAGCCAGCGCCGCTCCCCCGACGACATCCCTCTGATGACCCCCAACAACATCACCATGATCCCCAACTCCCTGATGGGCCTCTCCAACATGAGTCCATACAGCACCTTCCCCGCTGGTTACAGCTCCGCAGGCCTGCCCAGCACCCACTCGACCACTCGGGTATAG
- the nlgn3b gene encoding neuroligin-3b isoform X1, whose product MWLATFRDHLLPAHLLHHQGTVTITHCALLWWILCSCWSFTKATSQKFYPTVTTQFGKLRGLRVPVPSEVLRPVDQYLGVPYAAPPVGEKRFMPPDQPSSWSGIKNATHFMPVCPQNIHNTVPEIMMPIWFTYNLDTVATYIQDQSEDCLYLNIYAPTEDGGQHKKKGAAFSHAETHISEDIRDSEARPVMVYIHGGSYMEGTGNMMDGSVLASYGNVVVVTLNYRIGILGFLSTGDQAAKGNYGLLDQIQALRWISKNIGYFGGDPGRITVFGSGIGASCVSLLTLSHHSEGLFHRAIIQSGSALSSWAVNYQPVKYTRMLAERVGCNVLDTVDMVSCLQKKSARELVEQDIQPARYRVAFGPVIDGDVIPDDPEILMEQGEFLNYDIMLGVNQGEGLRFVENVMDLEDGVSGSDFDFAVSDFVDSLYGYPEGKDTLRETIKFMYTDWADKDNPETRRKTLVALFTDHQWVEPSVVTADLHARYGSPTYFYAFYHHCQSLMKPVWSDSAHGDEVPYVFGIPMVGPTDLFPCNFSRNDIMLSAVVMTYWTNFAKSGDPNKPVPQDTKFIHTKANRFEEVAWSKYDPYDQLYLHIGLKPRIRDHYRATKVAFWKHLVPHLYNLHDMFHYSSTTTKVTPLDPTQSNGKRAGSTGRPPVSTAHNGEGGREMGPLIMPNPRDYSTELSVTIAVGASLLFLNVLAFAALYYRKDKRSRQDTSQQPSPQRDSKGNNVSHTTTIDETLSQQRNQCEALHNPLHVSPSLDYSLSQRRSPDDIPLMTPNNITMIPNSLMGLSNMSPYSTFPAGYSSAGLPSTHSTTRV is encoded by the exons ATGTGGCTGGCTACATTTAGAGACCATCTGTTGCCTGCACACCTGCTACACCATCAAGGGACTGTAACCATCACCCACTGTGCTCTTCTTTGGTGGATATTATGCTCCTGCTGGTCATTCACCAAGGCGACAAGCCAGAAATTCTACCCGACGGTGACTACCCAGTTCGGGAAACTGCGAGGCCTCAGGGTCCCTGTGCCCAGCGAGGTGCTCCGGCCTGTCGACCAGTACCTGGGGGTCCCCTATGCCGCTCCGCCCGTGGGTGAGAAGCGCTTCATGCCCCCAGACCAGCCCTCTTCTTGGTCAGGTATCAAGAACGCCACCCACTTCATGCCCGTATGCCCTCAGAACATCCACAACACCGTGCCAGAGATCATGATGCCCATATGGTTCACCTATAACCTGGACACGGTAGCAACATACATTCAGGATCAGAGCGAGGACTGTTTGTATCTAAACATCTACGCTCCGACAGAGGATG GGGGCCAACACAAGAAAAAGGGGGCGGCTTTCTCACATGCTGAGACGCACATATCTGAAG ATATAAGGGACTCCGAAGCCAGACCCGTGATGGTCTACATCCACGGAGGCTCCTATATGGAGGGCACTGGGAACATGATGGACGGTAGCGTGCTGGCCAGTTACGGGAACGTTGTTGTCGTCACGCTCAACTACAGGATTGGAATATTAG GCTTCCTCAGTACTGGTGACCAGGCAGCAAAGGGAAACTACGGACTCCTGGACCAGATTCAAGCCCTCCGTTGGATCAGTAAGAACATTGGTTACTTTGGAGGGGACCCGGGTCGCATCACAGTTTTTGGATCTGGAATCGGTGCTTCCTGTGTCAGTCTGCTAACCCTGTCCCACCACTCAGAGG GTTTGTTCCACAGAGCCATCATCCAAAGCGGTTCAGCCCTGTCCAGCTGGGCTGTCAACTACCAGCCAGTCAAGTACACTCGCATGCTGGCCGAGAGGGTTGGCTGCAATGTGCTAGACACCGTGGACATGGTCTCCTGCCTGCAGAAGAAGAGTGCAAGGGAGCTGGTGGAGCAAGACATCCAGCCTGCCCGGTACCGTGTGGCTTTTGGTCCCGTCATTGACGGAGACGTCATCCCGGACGACCCGGAGATCCTGATGGAGCAGGGGGAGTTCCTCAACTACGATATAATGCTAGGTGTTAATCAGGGAGAAGGGCTACGCTTTGTGGAGAATGTGATGGATCTGGAGGACGGCGTGTCTGGCAGCGACTTTGACTTTGCTGTGTCAGACTTTGTGGACAGTTTGTATGGCTATCCAGAAGGGAAGGACACACTGAGGGAGACAATTAAATTCATGTACACAGACTGGGCCGACAAGGACAACCCAGAGACCAGGAGGAAGACCCTGGTGGCCCTCTTCACCGACCACCAATGGGTGGAGCCCTCAGTGGTGACGGCTGACCTACACGCCCGCTACGGCTCACCTACGTACTTCTACGCCTTCTACCACCACTGCCAGAGCCTCATGAAGCCAGTGTGGTCAGACTCAGCGCACGGAGATGAGGTGCCTTATGTGTTTGGCATCCCCATGGTGGGCCCAACTGACCTCTTCCCCTGTAACTTCTCCAGGAACGACATCATGCTCAGCGCTGTGGTTATGACTTATTGGACCAACTTCGCCAAGAGTGG ggatCCTAACAAACCAGTGCCACAGGACACCAAGTTCATCCACACCAAGGCCAACCGCTTTGAGGAGGTGGCCTGGTCCAAGTACGACCCCTACGACCAGCTGTACTTGCACATCGGCCTGAAGCCTCGCATCCGTGATCACTACCGCGCCACCAAGGTGGCCTTCTGGAAACACCTCGTGCCCCATCTCTACAACCTCCACGACATGTTCCACtactcctccaccaccaccaaggTCACCCCACTGGATCCCACCCAGTCTAATGGCAAGAGGGCCGGCAGCACTGGCCGGCCCCCTGTATCCACCGCCCACAACGGCGAAGGCGGGAGGGAGATGGGCCCTCTGATTATGCCGAACCCAAGAGATTACTCCACAGAGCTCAGTGTCACCATTGCCGTGGGGGCGTCACTGCTCTTCCTCAACGTCCTGGCCTTCGCTGCTCTGTACTACCGCAAGGACAAGCGCAGTCGGCAGGACACGTCCCAGCAGCCCAGCCCCCAGCGTGACAGCAAGGGCAACAACGTGAGCCACACCACCACCATAGACGAGACCCTGTCCCAGCAGAGGAACCAGTGTGAAGCCCTTCACAATCCTCTTCACGTCTCGCCCAGCTTGGACTACTCACTGAGCCAGCGCCGCTCCCCCGACGACATCCCTCTGATGACCCCCAACAACATCACCATGATCCCCAACTCCCTGATGGGCCTCTCCAACATGAGTCCATACAGCACCTTCCCCGCTGGTTACAGCTCCGCAGGCCTGCCCAGCACCCACTCGACCACTCGGGTATAG
- the plp1b gene encoding proteolipid protein 1b isoform X2, producing the protein MGCYDCCIRCIGAVPYPSLVATLLFYAGMALFCGCGHEALSQTEVLVETYFARNVQDFAVMASFIKYFQYVIYGLASFFFLYGILLLAEGFYTTSAVKQTFGEFRSTHCGRCLSLTFIVVTYILAFIWLAVFAFTAIPVFFLFNMEQTCHNINILAETTPSINQHGWICMDARQYGLLPWNAMPGKACGMTLASICKTSEFYVTYDLYIAAFAGAGITLLALFLYLAATTYNYAVLRFLGRKGVR; encoded by the exons ATGG GTTGTTATGATTGCTGTATCCGGTGCATTGGGGCAGTGCCCTACCCATCCCTGGTGGCCACCCTGCTGTTCTATGCCGGCATGGCGTTATTTTGCGGCTGCGGGCATGAAGCGTTGTCCCAGACCGAAGTCCTCGTTGAGACTTACTTTGCCCGCAACGTTCAAGACTTTGCGGTCATGGCCTCCTT TATCAAATACTTCCAGTACGTGATCTACGGCCTGGCATCGTTTTTCTTCCTCTATGGTATCCTGCTGCTGGCTGAGGGTTTCTACACCACAAGCGCTGTCAAGCAGACCTTTGGTGAATTCAGGAGCACCCACTGCGGCCGCTGCCTCAGTCTAACG TTCATCGTAGTGACGTACATCTTGGCTTTCATCTGGCTGGCAGTGTTTGCCTTCACTGCTATCCCGGTCTTCTTCTTGTTCAACATGGAGCAGACCTGCCACAACATAAACATCCTGGCTGAAACAACCCCCAGCATTAATCAGCACGGCTGGATTTGCATGGACGCCAGGCAGTATG GTCTGCTTCCTTGGAATGCAATGCCAGGCAAGGCTTGTGGGATGACCTTGGCATCTATTTGCAAAACCAGCGAA TTCTACGTCACCTATGACTTGTACATAGCTGCATTTGCTGGTGCCGGGATCACTCTCTTGGCACTG TTTCTGTATCTGGCTGCCACCACCTACAACTACGCAGTCTTGCGGTTCCTGGGCAGGAAAGGGGTCCGCTAA